In Candidatus Coatesbacteria bacterium, one DNA window encodes the following:
- a CDS encoding nitric oxide synthase has translation MDDALVLYDSIFGNTERVARAVAEVLGTRALRVREVEATNLAGLGLLVVGSPTRAFSPTSAVKTLLRKVPRRGLVGVRVAAFDTRMDPQRLDSGAFRLFAGIFGYAAETIAKKLRRRGGEEAARPGAFVVEASEGPLYEGELERARAWAASLLED, from the coding sequence ATGGACGACGCCCTGGTGCTCTACGATTCCATCTTCGGCAACACCGAGCGCGTCGCCCGGGCCGTGGCCGAGGTTCTCGGCACCCGCGCCCTGCGGGTCAGGGAGGTCGAGGCGACCAACCTGGCCGGCCTGGGGCTGCTCGTCGTCGGCTCCCCCACCCGGGCCTTCAGTCCGACCTCAGCCGTCAAGACGCTGCTGCGCAAAGTGCCCCGCCGGGGCCTCGTCGGCGTCCGCGTGGCGGCCTTCGATACACGGATGGATCCACAACGCCTCGACTCCGGCGCCTTCCGCCTCTTCGCCGGAATCTTCGGCTACGCCGCCGAGACCATCGCCAAGAAGCTCCGGCGGCGGGGCGGTGAGGAGGCCGCCCGGCCCGGCGCCTTCGTCGTCGAGGCCTCGGAGGGCCCTTTGTACGAGGGCGAGCTGGAGCGCGCCCGGGCCTGGGCCGCGAGTTTGCTGGAAGACTAA
- a CDS encoding V-type ATP synthase subunit B has protein sequence MADQEKTAVQPLKEYLSTSEIAGPLMLIEDVSGIKYEELAEIELPSGEVRRGKVLEVNRDKALLQLFEGATGIDVPNSRVRFLGRGVELGVSPEILGRVFDGQGRPIDDGPAIIPDERRDINGAPINPFARDYPNEFIQTGISAIDVLNTLVRGQKLPVFSASGLPHQQMAAQIARQATVRGSGESFSVVFAAMGITFEEAQFFIDDFRRTGAIDHAVLFINLADDPAIERISTPRMALTAAEYLAYETDTHVLVILTDMTNYCEALREISAARKEIPGRRGYPGYLYTDLATLYERAGRIKGRNGSITQIPILTMPEDDKTHPIPDLTGYITEGQIILSRSLHKQGIYPPVDVMQSLSRLKDKGIGEDKTRKDHSDVFNQLFAAYSRGKDAQELAVILGEAALSDTDKIFFDFAEHFEQSFIQQGEDEDRPILEALDLGWKLLAKLPKSQLKRIRPEYLEEFLPRFLNEEADEGPDDTGEE, from the coding sequence ATGGCAGATCAGGAAAAAACGGCGGTTCAACCGCTCAAGGAATACCTCTCCACCAGTGAAATCGCCGGACCGTTGATGCTGATCGAGGACGTCAGCGGGATCAAGTACGAGGAACTGGCCGAGATCGAGCTGCCCTCGGGCGAGGTGCGTCGGGGCAAGGTTCTGGAGGTCAACCGCGACAAGGCCCTGTTGCAGCTCTTCGAGGGGGCCACGGGGATCGACGTGCCCAACTCCCGGGTGCGCTTCCTCGGCCGCGGCGTCGAGCTGGGCGTCTCGCCGGAGATCCTCGGCCGCGTCTTCGACGGTCAGGGTCGGCCCATCGACGACGGCCCGGCGATCATCCCCGACGAGCGCCGCGACATCAACGGTGCGCCGATCAACCCCTTCGCCCGCGACTATCCCAACGAGTTCATCCAGACCGGTATCTCGGCCATCGATGTGCTCAACACCCTGGTCCGCGGCCAGAAGCTGCCCGTCTTCTCGGCTTCGGGGCTGCCCCACCAGCAGATGGCGGCCCAGATCGCCCGCCAGGCCACGGTCCGCGGCAGCGGCGAGAGCTTCAGCGTCGTCTTCGCCGCCATGGGCATCACCTTCGAAGAGGCCCAGTTCTTCATCGACGATTTCCGCCGCACCGGGGCCATCGACCACGCCGTGCTGTTCATCAATCTGGCCGACGACCCGGCCATCGAGCGTATCTCGACGCCGCGGATGGCGCTGACCGCCGCCGAGTACCTGGCCTACGAGACCGACACCCACGTGCTGGTCATCCTGACCGACATGACCAACTACTGCGAGGCCCTGCGCGAGATCTCGGCGGCCCGCAAGGAGATCCCCGGCCGCCGCGGCTACCCCGGTTACCTCTATACCGACCTGGCCACCCTCTACGAGCGCGCCGGACGGATCAAGGGCCGTAACGGCTCGATCACCCAGATCCCCATCCTGACCATGCCCGAGGACGACAAGACCCACCCCATCCCCGACCTGACCGGCTACATCACCGAGGGCCAGATCATCCTCTCCCGCTCATTGCACAAGCAGGGGATCTACCCCCCCGTCGACGTCATGCAGTCCCTCTCCCGGCTCAAGGACAAGGGCATCGGCGAGGACAAGACCCGCAAGGATCACTCCGACGTCTTCAACCAGCTCTTCGCCGCCTACTCCCGGGGCAAGGACGCCCAGGAGCTGGCCGTGATCCTCGGCGAGGCCGCCCTCTCCGACACCGACAAGATCTTCTTCGATTTCGCCGAGCACTTCGAGCAGAGCTTCATCCAGCAGGGCGAGGACGAAGACCGACCGATCCTCGAGGCCCTCGATCTGGGTTGGAAGCTGCTGGCCAAGCTGCCCAAGAGCCAGCTCAAGCGTATCCGCCCCGAGTACCTGGAGGAGTTCCTGCCCCGCTTCCTCAACGAGGAGGCCGACGAGGGTCCCGACGACACGGGCGAGGAATAG
- a CDS encoding tetratricopeptide repeat protein: MSDERLRLAVAFTDLVDSKRVFGALPQYLADEFLRAHSSSALRAAHGSTLHSRLPAPPTNLGDGNLFLFSEPDEALIFALCLDASWRTYRREAILPCLENADTDALKLRIGLHYGLIYHDEFSAFATQTNLSRAINTAFVLKELAAPGEAAAGETLINLVESRCFITSYGGRFDPLARREAVGEEERLSWYRLKGVSRPPAVGHLVGLPRERRRRVARDWFWYALYRGNETAGILEAVEGYRKALELAPELKRAWRNLGALLYRIGDLDAAASALERAVELDPADALAWANLGGVLQARGRSSPAQSACRRALALDEANELAHYNLGNVLFDDEDYAAAAEHYRRCLELNPVFAKAHYNLACLAALRGDVDEAFAELERAIALEPKLAQRIDEDEDLAALRDDERFDGLGLEP; encoded by the coding sequence ATGAGCGACGAACGTCTCAGACTCGCCGTGGCCTTCACGGACCTGGTGGACTCCAAGCGGGTCTTCGGCGCTCTGCCCCAGTACCTGGCCGACGAGTTCCTGCGGGCCCACAGCTCCAGCGCCCTGCGCGCGGCCCACGGCAGCACACTCCACAGCCGGTTACCCGCCCCGCCGACCAACCTGGGCGACGGCAACCTGTTCCTATTCAGCGAGCCCGACGAGGCGCTGATCTTCGCCCTCTGCCTCGACGCCTCCTGGAGGACCTATCGGCGGGAAGCGATCCTGCCCTGCCTGGAGAACGCCGACACGGACGCGCTCAAGCTGCGCATCGGTCTGCATTACGGCCTGATCTATCACGACGAGTTCAGCGCCTTCGCCACCCAGACCAACCTCTCCCGAGCCATCAACACCGCCTTCGTCCTCAAGGAGCTGGCGGCCCCGGGCGAGGCGGCGGCCGGCGAGACGCTGATAAACCTGGTCGAAAGTCGCTGTTTCATCACCAGTTACGGCGGGCGCTTCGATCCCCTGGCCCGGCGGGAAGCCGTCGGCGAGGAGGAGCGGCTGAGCTGGTATCGCCTCAAGGGCGTGTCCCGTCCCCCGGCGGTCGGTCATCTGGTCGGCCTGCCCCGGGAGCGACGCCGCCGGGTCGCCCGGGACTGGTTCTGGTACGCTCTCTACCGGGGCAACGAGACCGCGGGCATCCTCGAGGCCGTCGAGGGCTACCGCAAGGCCCTCGAGCTGGCGCCCGAGTTGAAGAGGGCCTGGCGCAACCTGGGCGCTCTGCTCTATCGGATCGGTGACCTCGACGCCGCCGCGAGCGCCCTCGAGCGAGCCGTGGAACTTGATCCCGCGGACGCCCTGGCCTGGGCTAATCTGGGCGGAGTCCTGCAGGCCCGGGGACGATCGTCGCCAGCGCAATCGGCCTGCCGACGCGCCCTGGCGCTGGACGAAGCCAACGAGCTGGCCCATTACAACCTGGGCAACGTCCTCTTCGACGACGAGGACTACGCGGCCGCCGCCGAGCACTACCGGCGCTGTCTCGAACTCAACCCCGTCTTTGCCAAGGCCCACTACAACCTGGCCTGTCTGGCCGCCCTGCGGGGCGACGTCGACGAGGCCTTCGCGGAGCTGGAACGGGCGATCGCCCTGGAGCCGAAACTGGCCCAGCGGATCGACGAAGACGAGGACCTGGCCGCCCTGCGAGACGATGAGCGCTTCGACGGCCTGGGCCTGGAGCCTTGA
- a CDS encoding V-type ATP synthase subunit A, with protein sequence MERTGTIVKVAGPLVIAEGMAGIKMYNVVLVSDNKLVGEVIELRGDQASIQVYEETGGIGPGEPVYSTGDPLSVELGPGLLTSIYDGIQRPLDVIRDQVGDFITRGVRAHGLDREKKWEFTAVAEPGKQLVAGDILGTVPETPIVEHKVLLPPGVTGELLELESGSYTIEEPIGRLRTKDGEEVELRMLQQWPVRRPRPIERKRTPNVLLLSGQRVIDTFFPVGKGGTACIPGPFGSGKTVTQHQLAKYADAEVIVYVGCGERGNEMTDVLMEFPELEDPHTGEKLIQRTVMIANTSNMPVAAREASIYTGITLGEYYRDMGYSVALMADSTSRWAEAMREMSGRLEEMPGEEGYPAYLGTRVAGFYERAGRVDCLGSDERTATLTVIGAVSPPGGDLSDPVVQATLRVVKVFWSLEDKLAYERHFPAISWLNSYSLYLDNLRDWLEEHYSAEWGEQRDEAMALLQKEADLEEIVRLVGTESLSADDRLVLEVSRSIREDFLHQNAFHPVDTYTGAAKQFRMLKLIMDYHRAAKAALENDDVDVEALFNLPVREDIARAKFVPEEEFEARFAEIEQALAKQVEELLAQGREV encoded by the coding sequence ATGGAACGCACGGGAACCATCGTCAAGGTCGCCGGACCCCTGGTCATCGCCGAGGGCATGGCGGGGATCAAAATGTACAACGTCGTCCTGGTCTCCGACAACAAGCTCGTCGGCGAGGTCATCGAGCTGCGCGGCGATCAGGCCAGCATCCAGGTCTACGAGGAAACCGGCGGCATCGGTCCCGGCGAGCCCGTCTACTCCACCGGAGACCCCTTGTCCGTCGAGCTGGGTCCGGGCCTGCTGACCTCGATCTACGACGGCATCCAGCGGCCCCTCGACGTCATCCGTGATCAGGTCGGTGATTTCATCACCCGCGGCGTGCGCGCCCACGGTCTGGACCGGGAGAAGAAGTGGGAGTTCACCGCCGTCGCCGAGCCCGGCAAGCAACTCGTCGCCGGTGACATCCTCGGCACGGTTCCCGAGACCCCGATCGTCGAGCACAAGGTGCTGCTACCACCAGGGGTAACCGGCGAACTCCTCGAGCTCGAGTCCGGTTCCTACACCATCGAGGAGCCCATCGGCCGGTTGAGGACGAAGGACGGCGAAGAGGTCGAGCTGCGGATGCTTCAGCAGTGGCCGGTACGCCGCCCCCGGCCCATCGAACGCAAGCGGACGCCCAACGTCCTGCTGCTCTCCGGGCAGCGGGTCATCGACACCTTCTTCCCCGTGGGCAAGGGCGGCACGGCCTGCATCCCCGGCCCCTTCGGCTCGGGCAAGACCGTCACCCAGCACCAGTTGGCCAAGTACGCCGACGCCGAGGTGATCGTCTACGTCGGCTGCGGCGAGCGTGGCAACGAGATGACCGACGTGTTGATGGAGTTCCCCGAGCTCGAGGATCCGCACACCGGCGAGAAGCTCATCCAGCGCACGGTGATGATCGCCAACACCAGCAACATGCCCGTGGCCGCCCGTGAAGCCAGCATCTACACCGGCATCACCCTGGGCGAATACTACCGCGACATGGGTTACAGCGTGGCCCTGATGGCCGACTCGACCAGCCGCTGGGCCGAGGCCATGCGCGAGATGTCGGGCCGCCTCGAGGAGATGCCCGGCGAGGAGGGCTACCCCGCCTACCTGGGAACCCGGGTGGCCGGCTTCTACGAGCGCGCCGGACGCGTCGACTGTCTGGGCTCCGACGAGCGCACCGCCACACTGACCGTCATCGGCGCCGTCTCGCCCCCCGGCGGCGACCTCTCCGATCCCGTCGTCCAGGCCACCCTGCGCGTGGTCAAGGTCTTCTGGAGCCTGGAGGACAAGCTGGCCTACGAGCGCCACTTTCCCGCCATCAGTTGGCTCAACTCCTACTCCCTCTACCTGGACAACCTGCGCGACTGGCTCGAGGAGCATTACTCCGCCGAGTGGGGTGAACAGCGCGACGAGGCCATGGCCCTGCTGCAGAAAGAGGCCGATCTCGAGGAGATCGTCCGCCTGGTGGGCACCGAGTCCCTCTCCGCCGACGACCGCCTGGTCCTCGAGGTCAGCCGCTCCATCCGCGAGGACTTCCTGCACCAGAACGCCTTCCACCCCGTCGATACCTACACCGGCGCAGCCAAGCAGTTCCGGATGCTCAAGCTGATCATGGACTACCACCGGGCCGCCAAGGCCGCCCTGGAGAACGACGACGTCGACGTCGAGGCCCTGTTCAACCTGCCCGTGCGCGAGGATATCGCCCGGGCCAAGTTCGTCCCCGAAGAGGAATTCGAAGCCCGCTTCGCTGAGATCGAACAGGCCCTCGCCAAGCAGGTCGAGGAGCTGCTGGCCCAGGGTCGCGAGGTCTAG
- a CDS encoding radical SAM protein: MLRELTIQRLYRLLDSTRLKVLALTAAELLGLRRLLVRLDTNNFCNLSCRFCPEVARRRESDYSPRVLRYIDFRRIAAQLFPRARILYLSCSGEPLLTPGFPRYLEVAAAYGVPFISFATNGTHIDEELIRVCIERGINQITVSLDGATASTVEYLRPGLDFDDLLTRLRLLGELKRRRGSPRPELRLNYVLMKRNLDEAPRLIDLAAELGVDSVQFRPLTPIPESPFCEEQRLEAAQGERLERTMDEVRRRARLSGLELLGHSEFVGRDRGSTGALIKSCAYPWYYRYVNPVGGLGICPRRGVIGNLLTDDYSTLMAAPRTRRRQRDVLRGNVECAARCAR, from the coding sequence ATGCTGCGAGAGCTTACGATCCAGCGCCTGTACCGCCTGCTCGACTCGACGCGCCTCAAGGTGCTCGCCCTGACGGCGGCGGAGTTGCTGGGACTGAGGCGCCTCCTCGTCCGCCTGGACACCAACAACTTCTGCAACCTGAGCTGCCGTTTCTGTCCCGAGGTCGCCCGACGCAGGGAATCCGATTACAGCCCCAGGGTGTTACGCTACATCGATTTCCGGCGCATCGCCGCCCAGTTGTTCCCCCGGGCCCGGATCCTCTACCTGTCCTGCAGCGGCGAGCCGCTGCTGACACCGGGCTTTCCGCGTTACCTGGAGGTAGCGGCCGCTTACGGGGTGCCCTTCATTTCCTTCGCCACCAACGGGACCCATATCGATGAGGAGCTGATCCGGGTCTGCATCGAACGCGGCATCAACCAGATCACCGTCTCTTTGGACGGCGCCACAGCCTCGACCGTGGAGTACCTCCGGCCGGGTTTGGATTTCGACGACCTGCTGACCCGTCTACGCCTGCTCGGCGAACTCAAGCGCCGTCGAGGAAGTCCGCGTCCGGAACTGCGGCTCAACTACGTCTTGATGAAAAGGAACCTGGACGAAGCGCCGCGCCTCATCGACCTGGCCGCCGAGCTGGGGGTCGACAGCGTCCAGTTTCGCCCCCTGACACCCATCCCGGAGAGCCCCTTCTGTGAAGAACAACGGCTCGAGGCCGCGCAGGGGGAGAGACTCGAAAGGACCATGGATGAGGTACGGCGTCGAGCCCGGCTCAGTGGACTCGAGCTGCTCGGGCACAGCGAGTTCGTCGGCCGTGATCGCGGTTCCACGGGCGCACTGATCAAAAGCTGCGCCTATCCCTGGTACTACCGTTACGTCAATCCCGTCGGCGGGCTGGGCATCTGCCCCCGCCGCGGGGTGATCGGCAACCTGCTCACAGACGACTACAGCACACTGATGGCTGCGCCCCGGACGCGGCGGAGACAACGCGATGTCCTGCGCGGAAACGTAGAGTGCGCCGCCCGCTGCGCCCGTTGA
- a CDS encoding DUF1508 domain-containing protein, with protein MAKFQVYEGKNGEWYWRLRANNNQVIATGGEGYKAKADCLHGVELVKELAPEAAVEEE; from the coding sequence ATGGCCAAGTTCCAGGTCTACGAAGGCAAGAACGGCGAGTGGTACTGGCGCCTGCGCGCCAACAACAACCAGGTCATCGCCACCGGTGGTGAGGGCTACAAGGCCAAGGCCGACTGCCTCCACGGCGTCGAGCTGGTCAAGGAGCTGGCTCCGGAGGCCGCGGTCGAAGAAGAGTAG